Proteins found in one Candidatus Methylomirabilota bacterium genomic segment:
- the uppS gene encoding polyprenyl diphosphate synthase: MDWLGELHIWIITIYVLSTENLSRPHGELTRLLNLMESKMRAVAVAPKIHEKGVRIRAVGQMELLPASLQAAIDRAEEATHTYNNFFLNIAVGYGGRQEIADAVKLLLRDRVRRGAALEQVAEEITPEEIGKYLYTYDLPDPDLIIRTSGEVRLSDFLLWQSAYSEFYFCDAYWPAFRKIDMLRAIWSYQQRKRRFGT, from the coding sequence AACCTCTCCCGCCCTCACGGCGAGCTCACGCGCCTCCTGAATCTTATGGAGTCAAAGATGCGAGCCGTAGCGGTGGCCCCAAAGATCCACGAGAAAGGGGTCCGGATCCGGGCGGTCGGGCAGATGGAACTCTTACCCGCATCCCTGCAAGCGGCCATCGACCGAGCGGAGGAGGCCACCCACACGTACAATAACTTCTTCCTCAATATCGCCGTCGGGTATGGGGGGAGGCAAGAAATTGCCGATGCGGTGAAGCTGCTCCTGAGAGATCGAGTCCGGCGGGGAGCCGCCCTTGAGCAGGTGGCGGAAGAGATCACACCCGAAGAGATTGGAAAGTATCTGTATACGTATGATCTTCCCGATCCGGACCTCATCATCCGAACGAGTGGCGAGGTCCGCCTCTCCGACTTTCTCCTGTGGCAGAGCGCCTATAGCGAGTTCTATTTTTGTGACGCCTACTGGCCCGCCTTCCGGAAGATCGATATGCTCCGGGCCATCTGGAGTTATCAGCAACGGAAGCGTCGCTTCGGCACGTAA